From the Orenia metallireducens genome, one window contains:
- a CDS encoding SpoIIE family protein phosphatase — translation MFVETSVASISKYNEELCGDNVEIVENEDSKIIVLSDGLGSGVKANILSTLTTKIASRLLKKGVPLEEVVDTITNTLPVCKERQLAYSTLSILQIFNDGKAYLVEMDNPTSFFIDSKGNISKIEMKTRKVADKKINEAYFRLKNNEMIMLVSDGVTHAGIGGLLNFGLGWDGIAEHFERIIGKYQSSNKLVEELIEVCNAYYCMEPGDDTTAVIAHFREERELTLFSGPPKSIQRDKEIVNKLISNSGKKVIAGGTSAQIVSRELDKELEVSLVYYDPEIPPTSQLDGIDLVTEGLLTLNKTVERIININCQEDLPKQRDGATELARLLLESDSIKMLIGKKINPAHQSLRLPENMAIRKQIVKRLVNCLKDKGKKVIVEWF, via the coding sequence ATGTTTGTAGAGACCAGTGTTGCTAGTATTTCAAAATATAATGAAGAGTTATGTGGAGATAATGTAGAAATTGTAGAGAATGAAGATAGTAAAATTATAGTCTTATCTGATGGACTAGGTAGCGGAGTAAAAGCAAACATATTATCCACTTTAACTACAAAGATTGCCAGTAGATTATTAAAAAAAGGGGTACCTTTAGAAGAGGTTGTAGATACAATTACTAATACATTGCCAGTTTGTAAAGAGAGACAGTTAGCTTATTCTACTTTATCAATTTTACAGATATTTAATGATGGTAAGGCTTATTTAGTCGAGATGGATAATCCGACTTCTTTTTTTATTGATAGTAAAGGTAATATCTCTAAAATAGAGATGAAAACAAGAAAAGTAGCTGATAAGAAGATAAATGAAGCTTATTTTCGATTAAAGAATAATGAAATGATAATGTTGGTTAGTGATGGTGTAACTCATGCTGGGATAGGTGGTCTACTTAATTTTGGATTGGGTTGGGATGGAATTGCAGAGCATTTTGAACGTATTATTGGTAAGTACCAAAGTAGTAATAAGTTAGTAGAGGAATTAATTGAGGTTTGTAATGCTTATTATTGTATGGAGCCTGGTGACGATACTACAGCTGTTATTGCACATTTTAGAGAAGAAAGAGAACTGACATTATTCAGTGGACCACCTAAAAGTATTCAGAGAGATAAAGAGATTGTTAATAAATTAATTTCTAATTCAGGAAAAAAGGTAATTGCAGGAGGTACTAGTGCTCAGATAGTTTCTAGAGAGTTGGATAAAGAATTAGAGGTTAGTTTGGTATACTATGATCCTGAAATACCTCCTACTTCTCAGTTGGATGGAATAGATTTAGTCACTGAGGGGTTATTGACTTTAAATAAGACCGTAGAAAGAATTATAAATATAAATTGTCAAGAAGACTTGCCTAAACAGAGGGACGGAGCAACTGAATTGGCTAGGTTATTACTAGAAAGTGATAGCATTAAGATGTTAATAGGTAAGAAGATTAATCCAGCACATCAGAGTTTGAGGTTGCCTGAAAATATGGCAATTAGAAAGCAGATTGTAAAAAGGTTAGTAAATTGTTTGAAAGATAAAGGGAAGAAGGTAATAGTAGAGTGGTTTTAG
- the dnaX gene encoding DNA polymerase III subunit gamma/tau → MAYISLYRKWRPQKFSDIAGQQNVVKTLQNAIKMDRIAHAYLFCGPRGTGKTSTAKILAKALNCKEGPTVNPCDGCDSCDKIRNNNSIDVIEIDAASNRGIDEIRDLREKVKFSPTEGNYKVYIIDEVHMLTTEAFNALLKTLEEPPDYVIFILATTEPHRLLPTILSRCQRFDFSRLSINDIKERLAYICSQESVEASAEVLATIARNADGGMRDAISILDQAISFSGKELSLEDVEEVLGLVSDEILFQLTDTILNKEIESSLGLINKIIKQGKNISKFASDLINHFRNLLLVKECKDISKIVDITIENKDKLEKQAEKLQVNQLLKWVNILNQVHYDLKHTIQPRINLEMGIIKLIKLDEEKSLDNLIERLSRLEEMVDSGNIIVNNIDNKSEVKLDSEEDIIRHSNSLNDNIEDKNLVEVSAPVDIDIDTIRDKWEEILDYLKSNKKMRLQALLKDAVPAKVEGNKLFISFEHEFHKDSVEREQDTVVAVLKKFLGVSLKVKCIFSGNINNEGKDKEEEILEHPLVKKAIDLFNGTVVKVEEISK, encoded by the coding sequence ATGGCCTACATTTCACTTTATAGAAAATGGCGTCCACAGAAGTTTTCTGATATTGCTGGTCAACAGAATGTAGTTAAAACTTTACAAAATGCAATCAAAATGGATAGAATAGCTCATGCTTATCTATTTTGTGGACCTAGAGGTACTGGTAAAACTAGTACTGCTAAGATTTTAGCCAAAGCATTAAATTGTAAAGAAGGGCCAACTGTTAATCCGTGTGATGGCTGTGATTCTTGTGATAAGATTAGAAATAATAATTCAATCGATGTCATTGAGATAGATGCTGCCTCTAATCGGGGAATTGATGAAATTAGAGATTTAAGGGAAAAGGTTAAATTTTCTCCTACTGAGGGTAATTATAAAGTATATATTATAGATGAAGTACATATGTTAACAACAGAGGCTTTTAATGCTTTATTAAAAACTTTAGAAGAGCCACCTGACTATGTTATTTTTATTTTAGCTACAACAGAGCCTCATAGACTCTTACCTACTATCTTATCTAGGTGTCAAAGGTTTGATTTTAGTCGCCTATCTATTAATGATATTAAGGAGCGGCTGGCTTATATTTGTAGTCAAGAAAGTGTTGAAGCTTCAGCTGAGGTTTTAGCTACTATTGCTCGTAATGCTGATGGTGGGATGAGAGATGCTATCAGTATTTTAGACCAAGCTATCTCCTTTAGTGGAAAAGAGCTTAGTCTTGAAGATGTTGAAGAAGTGCTAGGGCTGGTAAGTGATGAAATATTATTTCAGTTGACAGACACAATCTTGAATAAAGAAATAGAAAGTAGTTTAGGATTGATTAATAAAATTATAAAACAAGGAAAGAATATATCCAAATTTGCAAGTGATTTAATTAATCATTTTCGTAATTTATTATTAGTGAAAGAATGTAAAGATATTAGTAAAATAGTAGATATTACTATTGAAAATAAAGATAAATTAGAAAAGCAAGCTGAAAAATTGCAGGTTAACCAATTATTAAAGTGGGTAAATATCTTAAATCAGGTACATTATGATTTAAAGCATACAATTCAACCTCGTATTAATTTAGAAATGGGAATTATTAAGTTAATTAAGCTTGATGAAGAAAAATCTTTAGATAACTTAATAGAGCGTCTGTCTAGATTAGAAGAGATGGTGGATAGCGGAAATATAATAGTAAATAATATAGATAATAAATCTGAAGTAAAATTAGATAGTGAAGAAGATATTATTAGACATTCTAACTCCTTAAATGATAATATAGAAGATAAAAATCTTGTAGAGGTTTCTGCTCCTGTTGATATTGATATAGATACAATAAGAGATAAATGGGAAGAGATATTAGATTATCTCAAATCTAATAAGAAGATGAGATTACAAGCATTATTAAAAGATGCAGTACCAGCAAAGGTTGAAGGTAACAAATTATTTATCTCTTTTGAGCATGAGTTCCATAAAGATTCTGTAGAAAGAGAGCAAGATACTGTTGTTGCAGTATTAAAAAAGTTTTTGGGAGTTAGTTTGAAGGTTAAATGTATTTTTTCTGGAAATATTAATAATGAAGGTAAAGATAAAGAAGAAGAGATATTAGAGCATCCTTTAGTTAAGAAAGCTATTGATTTATTTAATGGTACAGTTGTTAAAGTTGAGGAGATTAGCAAATAA
- a CDS encoding redox-sensing transcriptional repressor Rex has protein sequence MIHKEGKTIVIPTAVIKRLPKYHRHLGKLLKKGVEKISSREFGEIVGVSAPQLRQDLNHFGNFGQQGYGYNVEKLYNALAKVMGIEKKSNMVLVGVGNLGQALISATDFKRRGFNLLTAFDINPRLVGMTINGIKVRDIINLDQYVKDNDINIGIIAVPEESAQDVANQLVSAGVKGIWNFAPVDLKVPKEISVENEHLTEGLLRLSFKIKGEM, from the coding sequence ATGATTCATAAAGAAGGAAAGACAATTGTAATACCCACTGCTGTTATTAAAAGGTTACCTAAATACCACCGTCATTTAGGTAAATTATTAAAAAAAGGTGTAGAAAAAATTTCTTCACGAGAATTTGGAGAAATTGTTGGAGTTTCAGCTCCCCAACTTAGACAAGATCTCAATCACTTTGGTAACTTTGGTCAGCAAGGCTATGGCTATAATGTAGAGAAGTTATACAATGCTTTAGCTAAAGTAATGGGTATAGAGAAGAAGAGCAATATGGTATTGGTAGGTGTAGGAAATTTAGGTCAAGCTTTAATTAGTGCTACAGATTTTAAAAGAAGAGGATTTAATTTATTAACTGCTTTTGATATTAACCCAAGATTGGTAGGGATGACAATTAACGGGATTAAAGTTAGAGATATTATTAATTTAGATCAATATGTTAAAGATAATGATATTAACATAGGTATTATTGCAGTACCTGAGGAATCCGCTCAAGATGTTGCTAACCAATTAGTTTCGGCTGGTGTAAAGGGTATTTGGAACTTTGCTCCTGTGGATTTAAAGGTTCCTAAGGAGATATCTGTGGAAAATGAACATCTTACCGAAGGGCTATTGAGATTATCTTTTAAGATAAAAGGTGAAATGTAA
- a CDS encoding [Fe-Fe] hydrogenase large subunit C-terminal domain-containing protein produces the protein MVAIEESKEFLDKVPDKQDYLTTSCCPAFLALIEQEFSEIIENISSTVSPMVALARVLKEEYPNSKVVFIGPCIAKKDEALKNKAVDAVLTFEELGFMFVGARINLASISDGNNFEDATDDGRIFARSGGLIKALEGSVS, from the coding sequence ATGGTTGCTATAGAAGAGAGTAAAGAATTCTTAGATAAGGTTCCCGATAAACAGGATTATTTAACCACTTCCTGTTGTCCGGCTTTTTTAGCTCTAATTGAGCAGGAATTCTCGGAAATAATCGAGAATATATCTAGTACCGTATCACCTATGGTTGCCTTGGCTAGAGTTTTAAAAGAGGAATACCCAAATTCTAAAGTAGTATTTATAGGACCTTGTATTGCTAAAAAGGATGAAGCATTGAAGAATAAGGCAGTAGATGCTGTATTAACCTTTGAAGAGTTAGGATTTATGTTTGTAGGAGCTAGAATTAACTTAGCTAGTATTTCTGATGGTAATAATTTTGAAGATGCTACTGATGACGGAAGAATTTTTGCTAGAAGTGGTGGATTAATTAAAGCCCTAGAAGGTTCTGTATCTTAG
- the tadA gene encoding tRNA adenosine(34) deaminase TadA, whose translation MNKEYYMKEALKEANKAFDKEEVPIGAIIVKDDKIVARAHNLKEELQDATAHAEVLVIRQAAKKLGGWRLNGCTLYVTVEPCPMCAGALVQSRVDALVYGATDPKGGAAGTLFNLVDSNLLNHRLEVEHGILEDQCRQIMRSFFKRLR comes from the coding sequence ATGAATAAAGAATATTATATGAAAGAAGCTTTAAAAGAAGCTAATAAAGCTTTTGATAAAGAAGAAGTTCCAATAGGTGCTATAATCGTTAAAGATGATAAGATTGTAGCTAGAGCTCATAATTTAAAGGAAGAGTTGCAAGATGCAACAGCTCATGCAGAGGTACTGGTTATCCGTCAAGCTGCTAAAAAGTTGGGTGGCTGGCGTTTAAATGGATGTACTTTGTATGTCACTGTTGAACCTTGTCCTATGTGTGCTGGTGCATTAGTTCAATCTAGAGTTGATGCTTTAGTCTATGGTGCAACTGATCCTAAAGGTGGAGCTGCTGGGACTTTATTTAATTTAGTAGACTCTAATCTATTAAATCATAGGTTAGAAGTAGAACATGGCATTTTAGAAGATCAATGTCGTCAAATAATGAGATCTTTCTTTAAGAGATTAAGATAA